The Rhodothermus marinus DSM 4252 DNA segment GCGATCGGACGGTTCCTGTGCAGCCCGACGGGATTCGCGTTTCTCTGTCGAGCCGCCGAAAAAAGCGCCGAGGCCGGTCGGCGCAACGCGCCGGAGGTGTGGCGTGGCTTCAGCCTGGTACTGGCCGATCTGCAGATGCTGCAGGGTACGGCGCTGGCGCGCTTCGTCTATGAGGCGCGCGATGCCTTCTTCGAGATGGTGGACCTGATCGGTCACCTCTCGGCGCACGACCTGCGCCAGATCCGACGCTTTCTGGAAGATTTCGAGCACGCCATGCCGTTTTACCGGCAGGCAATGGCCGAGTCGGTGCTGGTCCGCGCGTTCCGAAACCTGCACTGATACGATTCCCCGAACGTCATGGTGCGTGTGTCCCCTGACCGCACCTTGTTCCTCGGCCGAAAGCACGGGCGCACACTGCGGTGCGCCCCTACCAGATCAACGACGACCTTTCCACCATGTAGGGGTGGACCGCTGTGTCCGCCCCTACGTACCCGCGGATCATGTCCGGCACATGGGGAGCAGTGTCATCATGCACTGGTGAATCACCGAATTACATATGAGGGGGATCAGTCGTGCAGTACGCGCTGTTGCAGCTCCTCGTAGCGGGCCAGGAAGGCTTCCAGGCGCAGCCCTTCGGCGACGGCCGCGGCCGCCTCGTCGGCCGACGTGATGGCCGGACGGCGTGGCACGCGGCCCAGCACGGGCACGTGGCACATTTCTTCGATCATGGCCGGGTTCGTCTGCTCGGCCACGTCGGGCTGCTCCGGGTAGCCGCAGAGCACCACACCCACCACGGGCAGCCCCCGGCTCCGGGCGTAGTGTACGGTCAGGAACGTGTGGTTGAGCGTGCCCAGACCGGGGCGCGACACTACCAGCACGGGCAGTTTCCAGCGGGCGGCCAGGCTGGCATAGTCGAGCGTGTCGGTCAGCGGCACCGACAGCCCGCCGGCTGTCTCGACGAGCACCCAGTCGCGGTCCTGCAGCCACCGCCAGGCCGCCTCGATGCGCTCGAGGTCCACCGGACGGCCGGCGCGGCGTGCGGCCACCAGGGGGGCCAGCGGTTCGGCATAGACACAGGGGGCCACCTGCTCGGGCGGATTGTCCACGCGGGCCCCTTCGGCCAGCATGCGGGCGTCGGGCGGCCAGTTTCCCGGCGGTCCCTCCCAGCCGGTCTCGACGGGCTTGAGCACGCCCACCCGGTAGCCGGCCTCGTGCAGCAGCCGCGCCAGCCCGGCGGCCACCACGGTTTTCCCCACGCCGGTGTCCGTTCCGGTAACGAGCAGTCCGTTCATGCTTGCTGTCGGATCTGTTGCGCGAGCGATTCCAGTTCGGGCAATGCGTCTTCGAAGGACGCGCGCAGGATGGCCGTCATTTCGTCCAGTTCGGTCTCGGTGGCGGCCAGCGGAGGCATGAAGATCAGCACCGAGCCGATCGGCCGCACGAGCATGCCCCGCCGCCAGGCATGGCGGGCCACGATGAAGCCCACCTGGGCCCCGTAGGGAAACGGCGTGCGCGTGGCCCGATCGGCCACGATCTCGATCCCCACCATGAATCCGGCCTGGCGCACTTCGGCCACGAACGGATGATCGGCCAGCGGGGCCAGTCCGGCTCGGATGCGTTCGACTTTTGCCGGCAGCGCGGGAAGCAGCTCGAGCAGCAGCTCCAGACTGGCCAGCGCCACGGCGCAGCCCAGCGGATTGCCCGTGTAGGAGTGGCCGTGGAAGAACGTCTTGCGCTCCTCGACTTCGCCCAGAAACGCCTCGAAGACCCGTTCGGTCGTGAGCGTGGCAGCCAGCGGCAGGTAACCGCCGGTCAGCCCTTTGCCCAGGCAGAGCAGATCGGGCGTGACGCCGTCGGCCTCGCAGGCAAAGAGCCGGCCCGTGCGCCCGAAGCCGGTGGCCACCTCGTCGACGATCAGCAGTACGTCGTAGCGGTCGCACAGCGCGCGCAGCTCCCGCAAAAAGCCCGGCGGAGCGGGCAGGATGCCCCCGGCGCCTTCGACGGGCTCGACGATCACGGCCGCCAGCTCGTCTCGGCGCGTGCGCAGCACGTCTTCGACGGCTTCGAGGCTTTCAGTCAGTCGATCGTGCGGGTAGGGGTAGGGCACGCGCGGGTGGCCGGGCAACAGGTCCAGAAACGGCCAGTGAAAGAGCGGGTCGGGCGCCACGCCCACGGCCCCCAGCGTGTCGCCGTGGTAGTTGTTCAGAAAGCCGAGCACGTAGCGCTTCGTGCGCCGGCCCTGGTTGGCCCAGAACTGCACGGCCATCTTGAGCGCGATCTCGACGGCCGTGGCGCCGCTGTCGGAGTAGAAGACGCGCTGCAGACCCTTCGGAGCCACATCGATCAGCCGTTTGGCGAGCGCGACGGCGGGCACGTTCGCCTGGCCCAGCATGGTCGCGTGCGCCACGCGCCGGAGTTGCGCCTCGATGGCCGCGTTCAGTTCGGGCACGTTGTGGCCGTGCACGTTCAGCCAGATCGACGCGGTGCCGTCGTAGTACCAGTTGCCGTGAATGTCTTCGAGCTTCACGCCCCGGCCGCGCCGGATGATGACCGGATCTCCGGCCATGTACTGCTTCATGGGCGTGAAGGGATGCCAGACGTAGGTCTTGTCCCAGACGACGAGCGTTTCGGGAGCCAGCTCGTCGAGCGCGTCGATGATCGTGCGGGTTTCTTTCATCGCAGATCGACGATTTACCATTGGATCAGCACGGCGGCCGAAAGCAGTCCGGCGCCCACGGCCGTGAGCAGCAGCAGGTCGCCGGGGGCGAAGCGATGCGCTTCGAGCGCCAGCGCCAGCGGAATCGTGGCGGCCGAGCTGTTGCCGATCCGATCGACGAGGTTGACGGTGCGCGCTTCAGGCATGCCCAGTTGCCGGCGGGCTTCTTCGATCAGCCGGTGGTTGGCCTGATGCGGAATCCACCAGGCGACGTCGTCGAGGTCGAGGCCGGCCTGCTGGAGCACGCGTCGCCCGGCTTCGGCCATGCCGGTGGCGGCCCGTCGGAAGAGCGCGCGGCCGTCTTTCATGTACATGAGGTGTTCGCCGCGGGCCACGCGTTCGGGCGTGAGCGGTCGGCGGCTTCCACCGGCCGGGATGTAGAGGTCGTCCCAGCAGGAGCCGTCGGCGCCCAGCCAGCAGGCCACGATGCCGCGCGAACCCTCCGAGGGGCCGAGCACGACGGCGCCGGCCCCGTCGGCAAAAAGCGCCGAGGTTTTCGGGTCGTCGGGGTTGGTGCGGCGGCTGAGCACGTTGGCGCCGATCACGAGCACGCAGGTACGCTGCAGGCGCACGTAGCCGTCGGCCAGCGCCAGCGCATACAGGAAGCCGCTGCAGGCGCCGGCCAGATCGACGGCGCCTGCGTGCTTCAGCCCCAGGCGATGGGCCACGACGGGCGCCGTCGGTGGCAGCAGGTGGTCGGGCGTGCTCGTGGCCAGCAGCAGCAGGCCGATGCGCTCAGGGGACAGCTCGGCCTGTGCCAGCGCGGCCGCCCCGGCACGGACGGCCAGATCGCTCGTGGCTTCGTCGGGACCCACGAGCGGACGCTCCCGGATGCCCGTGCGTCGGGCGATCCAGCCCGGCGGCAGGCCCAGGCGCCGTTCGGTTTCGGTGCTCGGCTCGCGGTGGGCCGGAAGCGCCGCGCCCACGCCCAGCACGGCCGCTCGCCGCGCCGGGGCGGCGGTGGCCGTCGCAGGGAGCGGTGTGGTCAGGGACTGTTCAGGCAACATGGGGCTGGATCGCTTCGGCTTCGGGAAAGGCGGCCAGAGCCGCCTCGATGTCGTCGTCGGTGTGCGTGGCCATGGGGGCCAGTCGGATCCGGCTGGTGCCGGGCGGCACCGTCGGCGGCCGAATGGCCGGGGCGAGCACGCCGCGCGTTTCCAGCATAGCCGACAGACGCAATGCCGCCTCGGGCGCACCCACCAGCACGGCCAGCATGGGCGCCGGTGGTTCGTGCCGGACCGTGTAGCCCAGGGCTTCGAGCCCGGCCTTCAGGCGGGCAACGTGCGCCTGTTGCCGGTGCCGTCGCCGCGCGCCTTCGTCGGACTGCACCAGGCGGACGGCCTCCAGCGCCGCAGCGGCCAGCACGGGCGAAATCCCCGTGCTGTAGATGAAGGCGCGGGCGCGGTGCAGCAGGTAGTCGACGAGCGCCCGCGATCCCAGCGCGGCGCCTCCCTGCACGCCCAGCGCCTTCGAGAGCGTGGCCACCTGCACGGGAATCCGATCGGCCACGCCCAGATGATGGGCGGTGCCCCGGCCTTCGGGGCCCACGATCCCGGTGCCGTGCGCGTCGTCCACGACGAGCACGGCGTCGTAGCGGGCGGCCAGTTCGGCCAGCTCCGGAAGCGGCGCCACCGTGCCGTCCATGCTGAAGATGGCATCCGTCACGATGAAGCGGCGGCCGCCCGGGGCCGGTCCGGGCCCCTGCAGGAGCCGCTCGAGTTGCTCCAGGTCGCGGTGGCGGTAGTAGCGGAAGCGGGCGCGGCTGAGCCGGGCGCCGTCGTTCAGGCTGGCGTGGTTGAGCGCGTCCGCAAAGATCTGGTCGCGCGGACCCGCGAGTGCCGAGAGCACGCCCACGTTGGCCGCATAGCCGCTCGGAAACACCAGGGCGGCTTCGGTTTCCTTGAGGGCGGCCAGGGCCGCCTCGAGCGCTTCGTGCACGGGGCGGTCGCCCACCACCAGCCGGGCGGCCCCGGCCCCGACACCCCAGCGCTCCAGCGCCTCGCGGGCGGCCGCCGTCAGACGCGGATCCGTGCTCAGCCCCAGGTAGTCGTTCGAGGCCAGGTTCAGCAGGCGGCGGCCGTCACGTTCCACGTACGGACCGGCCGCAAGCGGCCGGAGCGTGCGGCGCAGTCCTTTCGCCTCAAGCTGCCGGAGTTGCCGGGTGAGCCACTCCATGGGGGCGGGCCGGTTGGGGCGTTTCGGGCACGAAGCCCAGGTCTTCGATCATCTGCCAGTCGGCCTCGGCCGCCTGACCCTTTTCGGTCAGGTAGTCGCCCAGAAACAGGCTGTTCGCCACCATGAGCGCCAGCGGCTGGAGGCTCCGCAGGTGCAGCTCGCGTCCGGCCGAGGCCCGGATCTCCGCTTTCGGGTTGACGAACCGGAACACCGACAGGTAGCGCAGGCAGGCCCACGGGGTCAGGTGGCGGACGGTCTGTCCGTCGCCCAGCGGGGTGCCCTTGATCGGAATCAGAAAGTTGACCGGGATCGACGTGGCGCCGGCCTCACGCAGCGCGTAGGCCATGTCGAGCACGTCTTCGTCGGTTTCTCCCATGCCCAGGATGACGCCCGTACAGGTCTGCAGCCCCGCTTTCAGGGCGGTCTGAACGGTTCGGA contains these protein-coding regions:
- the bioF gene encoding 8-amino-7-oxononanoate synthase, whose amino-acid sequence is MEWLTRQLRQLEAKGLRRTLRPLAAGPYVERDGRRLLNLASNDYLGLSTDPRLTAAAREALERWGVGAGAARLVVGDRPVHEALEAALAALKETEAALVFPSGYAANVGVLSALAGPRDQIFADALNHASLNDGARLSRARFRYYRHRDLEQLERLLQGPGPAPGGRRFIVTDAIFSMDGTVAPLPELAELAARYDAVLVVDDAHGTGIVGPEGRGTAHHLGVADRIPVQVATLSKALGVQGGAALGSRALVDYLLHRARAFIYSTGISPVLAAAALEAVRLVQSDEGARRRHRQQAHVARLKAGLEALGYTVRHEPPAPMLAVLVGAPEAALRLSAMLETRGVLAPAIRPPTVPPGTSRIRLAPMATHTDDDIEAALAAFPEAEAIQPHVA
- the bioD gene encoding dethiobiotin synthase: MNGLLVTGTDTGVGKTVVAAGLARLLHEAGYRVGVLKPVETGWEGPPGNWPPDARMLAEGARVDNPPEQVAPCVYAEPLAPLVAARRAGRPVDLERIEAAWRWLQDRDWVLVETAGGLSVPLTDTLDYASLAARWKLPVLVVSRPGLGTLNHTFLTVHYARSRGLPVVGVVLCGYPEQPDVAEQTNPAMIEEMCHVPVLGRVPRRPAITSADEAAAAVAEGLRLEAFLARYEELQQRVLHD
- a CDS encoding 3-oxoacyl-ACP synthase III family protein, whose translation is MLPEQSLTTPLPATATAAPARRAAVLGVGAALPAHREPSTETERRLGLPPGWIARRTGIRERPLVGPDEATSDLAVRAGAAALAQAELSPERIGLLLLATSTPDHLLPPTAPVVAHRLGLKHAGAVDLAGACSGFLYALALADGYVRLQRTCVLVIGANVLSRRTNPDDPKTSALFADGAGAVVLGPSEGSRGIVACWLGADGSCWDDLYIPAGGSRRPLTPERVARGEHLMYMKDGRALFRRAATGMAEAGRRVLQQAGLDLDDVAWWIPHQANHRLIEEARRQLGMPEARTVNLVDRIGNSSAATIPLALALEAHRFAPGDLLLLTAVGAGLLSAAVLIQW
- the bioA gene encoding adenosylmethionine--8-amino-7-oxononanoate transaminase; the encoded protein is MKETRTIIDALDELAPETLVVWDKTYVWHPFTPMKQYMAGDPVIIRRGRGVKLEDIHGNWYYDGTASIWLNVHGHNVPELNAAIEAQLRRVAHATMLGQANVPAVALAKRLIDVAPKGLQRVFYSDSGATAVEIALKMAVQFWANQGRRTKRYVLGFLNNYHGDTLGAVGVAPDPLFHWPFLDLLPGHPRVPYPYPHDRLTESLEAVEDVLRTRRDELAAVIVEPVEGAGGILPAPPGFLRELRALCDRYDVLLIVDEVATGFGRTGRLFACEADGVTPDLLCLGKGLTGGYLPLAATLTTERVFEAFLGEVEERKTFFHGHSYTGNPLGCAVALASLELLLELLPALPAKVERIRAGLAPLADHPFVAEVRQAGFMVGIEIVADRATRTPFPYGAQVGFIVARHAWRRGMLVRPIGSVLIFMPPLAATETELDEMTAILRASFEDALPELESLAQQIRQQA